The Acidimicrobiales bacterium genome segment ACGTGGTCGCCGATCTTCAGGGTGCCGGAGCTGATGTCCTCCAGCCCGGCCACCATCCGCAGGGCCGTCGACTTGCCGCACCCCGAGGGGCCGACGAGGACGAGGAACTCGCCGTCGGCGATCTCCAGGTCGAGGTCGTGGACGGCGTGGAACCCGTTCTCGTAGACCTTGTTGACGTCGTCGAGCAGGACCTCGGCCATGGGAGCCTCCTTGTCGGGCTGGGGTCAGCCCTTGACCGAACCGGCCAGCAGGCCGCGGACGAAGAACCTCTGGAGCGAGAAGAACACGGCGATGGGCAGGGCGGTCGACACGAACGCGGCCGCCGTGAGGAGGTGCCAGTCCTGGCCGCGACCGCCGGACAGGGTGGCGAGGCGGATCGTCATCGGCGCGTCTTCCGGCGACGCGCCCACGAACGTGAGCGCCACCAGGTAGTCGTTCCACACCCAGAGGAACTGGAAGATGCAGAAGGCGGCGAGGGCGGGGACCGACAGCGGCAGCACCAGGCGCCAGAAGATCGTGAAGTGGTCGGCGCCGTCGATCCTGGCCGCCTCGAACAGGTCCTTCGGGAGGCCCCTGATGTAGTTGTGCAGCAGGAAGATGGCGAGGGGCAGGCCGAAGCCGATGTGGGTGAGCCACACCGCCTCGCGGGACCCGGCCAGCTCGAGGTTCGGGAACAGGGTGATGGTCTGGCCGGCGAGGGTCAGGTGGGCGCCGCCCGTGTACAGCTGGAGCAGCGGGATCAGCGACATCTGGAGGGGCACGGCCAGCAGGGCGACCACGCCGATGAACAGCCAGTGCTTCCCCTTGAAGTCCATCCAGGCGAAGGCGTAGGCGGCGAAGGCGGCGAAGGCGATCGGGATGACGGTCGCCGGGATCACGATCGACAGCGAGTTGAGGAAGTGCTGCCACATGTTGGCGGCGTCGGTGCCGGACGACTCGAACACCGACCGGTAGTTGTCGAGGGTGAGCGACGGGTCGGTGAACACCGTCCACCAGCCGGTCGTCTTGACCGCCTCCTCGGCCCGGAACGACGACACCAGCAGGCCGATCGACGGCAGGGTCCACAGGGCGACGAGCACCCACAGGACCCCGGTCGGGATGGCGGCGAGGGCGCCGTGGACGCGGGCGCCGGTCCCGACGCGCGCCCGCGGGATGGGGGCGAGGACTGGCTCGATCGTGCTCGTGGTCAACCGAGGGCCTCCCTGCGGACGCGGCGGGCGTTGAGGACCATCATCGGGATGACGGCGACGAGGAGCACGACGGCGAGGGCCGAGCCCACGCCCCGGTTCCTGGCGATGAAGGCCTGGTCGAACATCTCGTTGGCGATCACGTTCGTGCCGAACTCGCCGTTGGTCATGACCTTGACGATGTCGTAGACCTTCAGCACGAGGATGGTGAGGGTGACGACGACCACGAGGAGGGTCGAGCGGATCTGGGGGATCGTCACCCGCCAGAAGATCTGCGGCGCCGTCGCCCCGTCCACCCTGGCCGCCTCGGTCAGCTCGGTCGGCACCGCCTTGATGGCCGCGGACAGCACGACCATGGCGAAGCCGGTCTGGATCCAGATCATGATGGCGATGAGGAACAGGGTGTTCCAGGGGAGCTGCTGGATCCACGCCTGGGGCTCGCCGCCGAGGCCGACCCACACGGCGTTCAGGAGGCCGATCTGGTCGCGGCCGGCCGGGGTGAAGGCGTAGACGAACCGCCAGATCACGCTGGCGCCGACGAAGCTGATCGCCATCGGCATGAAGATCAGCGACTTGGCCACGTTCTCGCCCTTGGCCTTGTCGGCCAGCACGGCGATGGCGAGCCCGGCGGCCGTGCTGATCAGCACGACGAAGACGATCCAGTAGACGTTGTTCCAGATCACCGCCCGCAGCGAGCCGACGGCGGCGAGCACGACGAGGAAGCCGCCGATCAGCAGGGCCAGCACGGGGGTCGGCGCCGTCATGTCGACGCCCGTCCTCGACCTCGTGCCGGAGAGGATCGTCCACCCGATCCCGAGGGCGATGACGAGCACGGCGAGGAAGAACAGCCGGCTGCCCACCAGGTCGCCGAGGCCGTTCACGTTGAAGATCGAGTCGTTGGTGAAGATGGACTGGAAGTTGTCGAGGCCGACGAACTCGTCGCCGCTGCTGTTGCGCAGGCTGAGGTAGATGGTCCTGATGGTCGGGGCGACGAGGGTGAGGAAGAGGAACAGGAGGGCCGGGGCGAGGAAGATGGCCGGCCTGGACCGCTCCGTGATCGCCGTCCGCCTGGCCCTGCTCGGGTTGCGCCGTCCCCAGACGAAGAAGCCGAACAGGGCGCCGACGACGGCGCCGCCGAGCGGCCAGAGCGCCCCGCCGAGGAACCAGCCGCCGCTGTTGACCACGAGGCCGAGGAACGCGCCGAGGGCGGCGCCGGCGACCGTGGCGAACAGGCGGAAGTTCTTGAGGGGCAGGTCGAACAGCTTGTTGACGGCCACGAACAGCGCTGCCGTGGCCAGGATGGCGATGGCGGAGCTGACGATCGTGGAGAGGAGTTGTCCCACTCGGTCCTCCTGACGAGCGGAGGGGCGCCCCGCTCAGGGGCGCCCCTCCGACGTTCCTAGTCCGATGGCCAGGACGATTCGACCTCCGCGAAGGCGGTCGGCACGTCCGATGCTCCCGTCGTGATGTCGACGGCTGCCGTCCAGAAGCTGCCCGCCCCGACGGCGCCCGGCATCAGGTCGGAGGCGTCGAAGCGGAACGGGTCCGCGCTGGTCAGGATCTCCGCGAACGTCTGGTCGATCTCGTTGACGTAGGCGCTCGTGTCCTGGTCCCGGTTGGCCGAGAGGAAGCCGCCGACGGGCTGCGCGGCCCGGGTCTCGACGTACTCCGTGCTCGACAGGAAGCGGAGGACCTCCATCACCGCGTCCGAGTCGGTGAAGGCGGCGGCGTAGGTGCCACCGCCGAGCACGACGGTGCCGAAGTCCTGGTCCTCGAACGTCGGGAGGTAGAAGGCGTTGACCTGCCCGTCCTCGCCGATCTCGGTGCCCTCCGGCCAGTTGGCGGCGTAGAAGTTGGCCTGGCGGTGCATCATGCAGTCGCCCTCGAGGATCGGCAGGCCGGCCTCGGCGAACGGCGTGGCGGCGACGTTCTGGAGGCCGCCGAACACGTAGCCCTCACGGGACCACAGGTCGATCACGTACTCGCCGACCTCGACGACCTGCGGGTCGTCGAAGGCGATCTCGTGGTTGACCCACTGGTCGTACACCTCCGGCCCCTTGAGCCGGAGCATGTAGTCCTCCATCCAGTCCGTGAACGGCCAGCCGGTGGCCGCGTCGGAGCCGAGCCCGATGCAGAACGGCGTGTTCCCGTCGGCCACCATCTGGTCGGCCAGCGCGAGCAGCTCCTCCTGGGTCTCGGGGACCTCGTAGCCGTTCTCGGCGAAGGCCTCCGGCGAGTACCACACCAGGCTCTTCAGGTCGCTCTTGTTGGGGACGCCGTAGACGTTCCCGTCGATGGTGACGAGCTCGACCCAGTACTCGTCGAAGGACCCGGAGATGGTCTCGACGATGTCGTCGGGCAGCGGCACCAGCTGGTCCTGGAAGTCCCTGATCTTGCCGGGCTGGGGGAAGATGGCGATGTCGGGCGGGTCCCCGCCGTCGACCCGGACGCCGATCTGCTCCTCGAAGCTGCGGTCGCCCTGGTACTCGATGGTGATCCCGGTCTCCTCCTCGAAGTCGGCGAGCGAGTCGGTGAAGCCCTGGG includes the following:
- a CDS encoding sugar ABC transporter permease, which encodes MGQLLSTIVSSAIAILATAALFVAVNKLFDLPLKNFRLFATVAGAALGAFLGLVVNSGGWFLGGALWPLGGAVVGALFGFFVWGRRNPSRARRTAITERSRPAIFLAPALLFLFLTLVAPTIRTIYLSLRNSSGDEFVGLDNFQSIFTNDSIFNVNGLGDLVGSRLFFLAVLVIALGIGWTILSGTRSRTGVDMTAPTPVLALLIGGFLVVLAAVGSLRAVIWNNVYWIVFVVLISTAAGLAIAVLADKAKGENVAKSLIFMPMAISFVGASVIWRFVYAFTPAGRDQIGLLNAVWVGLGGEPQAWIQQLPWNTLFLIAIMIWIQTGFAMVVLSAAIKAVPTELTEAARVDGATAPQIFWRVTIPQIRSTLLVVVVTLTILVLKVYDIVKVMTNGEFGTNVIANEMFDQAFIARNRGVGSALAVVLLVAVIPMMVLNARRVRREALG
- a CDS encoding ABC transporter substrate-binding protein, whose translation is MNRRHRPRWRLLALLMALALLSAACANDDGDEGSSSGGGDDGGGDQTVTVFGPEVEQEAQGFTDSLADFEEETGITIEYQGDRSFEEQIGVRVDGGDPPDIAIFPQPGKIRDFQDQLVPLPDDIVETISGSFDEYWVELVTIDGNVYGVPNKSDLKSLVWYSPEAFAENGYEVPETQEELLALADQMVADGNTPFCIGLGSDAATGWPFTDWMEDYMLRLKGPEVYDQWVNHEIAFDDPQVVEVGEYVIDLWSREGYVFGGLQNVAATPFAEAGLPILEGDCMMHRQANFYAANWPEGTEIGEDGQVNAFYLPTFEDQDFGTVVLGGGTYAAAFTDSDAVMEVLRFLSSTEYVETRAAQPVGGFLSANRDQDTSAYVNEIDQTFAEILTSADPFRFDASDLMPGAVGAGSFWTAAVDITTGASDVPTAFAEVESSWPSD
- a CDS encoding carbohydrate ABC transporter permease, with the protein product MTTSTIEPVLAPIPRARVGTGARVHGALAAIPTGVLWVLVALWTLPSIGLLVSSFRAEEAVKTTGWWTVFTDPSLTLDNYRSVFESSGTDAANMWQHFLNSLSIVIPATVIPIAFAAFAAYAFAWMDFKGKHWLFIGVVALLAVPLQMSLIPLLQLYTGGAHLTLAGQTITLFPNLELAGSREAVWLTHIGFGLPLAIFLLHNYIRGLPKDLFEAARIDGADHFTIFWRLVLPLSVPALAAFCIFQFLWVWNDYLVALTFVGASPEDAPMTIRLATLSGGRGQDWHLLTAAAFVSTALPIAVFFSLQRFFVRGLLAGSVKG